A genomic region of Bubalus kerabau isolate K-KA32 ecotype Philippines breed swamp buffalo chromosome 10, PCC_UOA_SB_1v2, whole genome shotgun sequence contains the following coding sequences:
- the PLEK2 gene encoding pleckstrin-2 isoform X2, which produces MEDGVLKEGFLVKRGHIVHNWKARWFILRQNTLLYYKFEGGRKVTPPKGRILLDGCTITCPCLEYENRPLLIKLKTQTSTEYFLEACSREERDAWAFEITGAIHAGQPGKVQQLHLLKNSFKLPPHISLHRIVDKMRDSSCGIRPSPNMEQGSTYKKTFIGSSLVDWLLSNGFAASRLEAVTLASVLMEENFLRPVGTRSMGAIRSGDLSEQFLDDSTALYTFAESCKKKISPKEEISLSTMELSGTVVKQGYLAKQGHKRKNWKVRRFVLRKDPAFLHYYDPSKEENRPVGGFSLRGSLVSALEDNGVPTGVKGNVQGNLFKVITKDDIHYYIQASSKAERSEWIEAIKKLT; this is translated from the exons ATGGAGGACGGCGTGCTCAAGGAGGGCTTCCTCGTCAAGAGG GGTCACATTGTCCACAACTGGAAAGCACGGTGGTTCATTCTTCGGCAGAACACTCTGCTATACTACAAGTTCGAGGGGGGTCGGAAAGTGACCCCTCCCAAGGGCCGCATCCTTCTGGATGGCTGCACCATCACCTGCCCCTGCCTGGAGTATGAAAACCGACCG CTCCTCATTAAGCTGAAAACTCAAACATCCACGGAGTACTTCCTGGAGGCCTGTTCTCGAGAGGAGAGGGACGCCTGGGCCTTCGAGATAACAGGAGCCATCCATGCGGGGCAGCCGGGGAAGGTCCAACAGCTTCACCTGCTGAAGAACTCCTTCAAGCTGCCCCCTCACATCAGCTTGCA TCGCATCGTGGACAAGATGCGCGACAGTAGCTGCGGAATCCGGCCAAGCCCCAACATGGAGCAGGGAAGCACCTACAAAAAGACCTTCATAG GCTCCTCCCTGGTGGACTGGCTCCTCTCCAACGGCTTTGCAGCCAGCCGTCTGGAGGCTGTGACGCTGGCCTCGGTGCTCATGGAGGAGAACTTCCTTCGGCCAGTAGGCACCCGAAGCATGGGAGCCATTCGCTCGGGGGATCTGTCTGAGCAGTTCCTGGATGACTCCACGGCCCTGTACACATTC GCTGAGAGCTGCAAGAAGAAGATAAGTCCCAAGGAAGAAATCAGTCTTAGCACCATGGAGTTAAGTGGCACTGTGGTGAAGCAAGGCTATTTGGCCAAGCAG GGGCACAAGAGGAAAAACTGGAAGGTGCGGCGCTTTGTTCTGAGGAAGGACCCGGCTTTTCTGCATTACTACGACCCTTCCAAA GAAGAGAACCGGCCAGTGGGTGGGTTTTCTCTTCGTGGCTCCCTGGTGTCAGCTCTGGAGGATAATGGCGTTCCCACTG GGGTTAAAGGGAATGTCCAGGGAAATCTCTTCAAAGTGATTACTAAGGATGACATCCACTATTATATCCAGGCCAGCAGCAAGGCTGAGCGTTCAGAGTGGATTGAAGCTATCAAGAAGCTAACGTGA